A window of uncultured Methanoregula sp. genomic DNA:
GCTCCCCCACGTATTACTTCGATGTCAACGGGCAGACCAAGAACTTCATCGACCGCTCCTACTCCCTGTACCATGACCGCAAGCTGGCCGGCAAAAAAGGCGTTGCCGTTGCAGTCCATGCCAACAAGGGAGTGAGCCGGACCATCCAGACGCTCGAAGGCTTCCTCTCCTCCCACGAGTTCTCGTCCCTGGGATCGGTCAAGGGGACCGGCTACCACGAAGGCGATGTGCTCAATGACAAAGAAGCAGTCCAGAAAGCGGAGAAGACGGCCGACAAGATCATCCGGCTCGTCAAGACCCGGCACACGTGATCTTCAATACCCGTGCTTCTTTCCCGTCATTTCCTTGATATCGATCCGGATCACGCAGACCCGCTCCAGTTCTTTTTCTGAAAAGATGTGCTCTTCTCCCCCGTAGTGCCGGAGGATGCAGGTGAGCGCCCGCTGCTTCTCAAAGTTCTCATCAACGAAAGCAGCAGTCCCGGTGCAGATGACGCTCTGGTACTGCATCTCCCAGGAGCAGGGGCGCTCATCCGGCAGGGGGCCGGCGGTATTGTCCACTTCAACACAGCAGCGCGGATTGTTCCGGAGGATCCCGATCTTCTTTCCTTCCTGCGCGGAATGGATATAGATAGCCCCGCCGTCGATCCCGAAACAGACCGGGACCATGTATGGCTCATCGCCGTCTGCAAGGGCGAGCCGGCAGACGGGAGCAGCGGAGAGGATCGCGGCCATCTCCTGCGGGTCGGTGATCTCCCGGTCCTTCCGCCGCATATCAGCTCCTCCCGGCAGGATCGGAAGCAACCGGCTGGTACAGCGTTGTCCGCCGGGCGAGCGTTCTGCCCAGGTCCTCGACTACCCGCTGCATCTCTGCAGGATCGAGATAATCCGTGTTGGTGGCGCCGGCCCCTTTTGAGATGCTCTCCTCGAACATGGTGCCCCCGAGATCGTTTCCCCCGGCAATGAGGCCGAGCTGGGCCATCTTGATTCCCTCTTTCACCCACGAGACCTGTATGTTCCTGAAATTGTCAAGGAAGAGCCGGGCGATGGCAACCATGAGGAGATCCTCCCTCCCCGTTGCCCCGGCCCGGGCCTTGCCCTCGTGGTAGATCGGGGTGTTCATGTGGATGAACGAGAGGGGGACGAACTCGGAAAACCCTCCCGTCTCATCCTGGATGTCCCGAAGGATGGCGAGGTGGCGGACCCGGTTCCGGTCCGTCTCGCAGTGCCCGTACATGATCGTGGCCGTGGTCTGTATGCCAAGGCCGTGCGTCTCGGTGATGATCCGGATCCATTCCTTTGTCGGGATCTTCCCCCGGCAGATCCTGTCCCGGACCGAATCCACGAGAATCTCGGCAGCCGTCCCGCACATGGACGCAAGACCGGCCTCTTTCATCATAGCCAGGACTTCGGCTGTGGAAAGGCCGCTCTTCTTTGCCGCGTAGGCAACTTCCATCGGGTTGCTCGCATGGAGGTGGACGCCCGGTGCCGCCTCGCAGATCCAGCGGTACACGTCCGTATAGGACTGTGCGGTGAAATCGGGGTGGAGGCCGCTCACCGTGCAGATCTCGGAAACGCCCCGCTCATGCGCAAGGGCGGCCTTCTTCTGGATCGCCGCCTTGTCGTGGAAATAGATCCCCGGATCACCCGGTTTCTTCGAGTACCCGCAGAAACCGCAGGCATTGACGCAGAGGTTCGTTACATTGATGTTCTGGTTGCGGACATAGGTGACCGCATTTCCCGCCCGCGCTTCCCGCACTTCATCGGCAGCGGCGGCAATCTCCCAGACCTGCCGGTCGCGGACCGAGAAGAGGAAGACCGCCTCGTCCTCGTCCAGCCGGTGGCCGGCTTTCACATCGTCAAGCAACATCCTCAGGTTCCGATCCATGCTACCCCACTCCTTGGTACGCAGTGTACCTTTCATGGAAAAGTAAAGATATCGTATCCGCAAACTGCAGGCTTATCATCCCCGGCGACAACCATTCCTTTTGAGAATAATGAAACAGACTCACGTGCACCTGGGAAAGAAAGTTGCAGACGGATTTGTTATCCCCCTTGGCCCGGCAAACCTGGTCGCGGTCAGGACCGACCTCGGCATGGTCGGGTGCGGGGCCTTCGATGTGGCTGCGCTGGACAAATTCAGCTACCCTGCAGCACGGGTCAGGCCGGCCACCGGGCCATCCATTGTCACTATCGATGATCTGCTTGATGGTATTGTCAAGGAGGCCAACCGGTCGGCCATTGACCGGGGGATCAACAACGGCATGACCGGCCGCGAAGCCCTGGAACTGCTCTAGGCTCCGGAACTCTTTTATCATTTTTAAAAAAAACGGACGTTTGTCCGGCTCACACGAACTCATAGAGCGTTGTCCGCTGCCGGAGAGTCCGGCCGATATCCGTGACAATACGTTCCATGTCTTTTGGGTCCAGGTAATCCGAACCGGAGGCTCCGGCATCGCCGGTTACATCGTCCGTGAACATGGTGCCGGCCAGGTCGTTGGCACCCGAAAGGAGGGCGAGCTGGGTCATCTTGAGGCCCACCTTGCCCCAGGCCACCTGGATGTTTGCAAAGTTGTCGAGGAAGAGCCGGGAGACCGCGATCATCAGGAGATCCTCGCGGCCGGTCGGCCCGGCCCTTGCTATGCCCTGCTGGTACAGCGGCGTGTTGGTGTGGACGAAGGGGAGGGTGACGAGTTCGGTGAATCCCTTTGTCTCGTCCTGGATACCCCGGAGAAGGCCGAGATGCTCGGCCTGATCCTGTGCAGTCTCGTACGAGCCGTACATGATGGTGGCCGTGGATCGCAGCCCCATCCGGTGGGCTTCCTTGATGATCCGGACCCAGTCGGAGGCGGGCACTTTCCGGGGGCAGATGACCTCCCG
This region includes:
- a CDS encoding flavodoxin family protein, with amino-acid sequence MKVLGISGSMRKEGNTASLVKIILDRCEGAGLSTEFVSLAGKKILPCLGCEKCKEKKWCIIETDDWDKIMKKVLGCDVLVIGSPTYYFDVNGQTKNFIDRSYSLYHDRKLAGKKGVAVAVHANKGVSRTIQTLEGFLSSHEFSSLGSVKGTGYHEGDVLNDKEAVQKAEKTADKIIRLVKTRHT
- a CDS encoding pyridoxamine 5'-phosphate oxidase family protein, whose protein sequence is MRRKDREITDPQEMAAILSAAPVCRLALADGDEPYMVPVCFGIDGGAIYIHSAQEGKKIGILRNNPRCCVEVDNTAGPLPDERPCSWEMQYQSVICTGTAAFVDENFEKQRALTCILRHYGGEEHIFSEKELERVCVIRIDIKEMTGKKHGY
- the cofH gene encoding 5-amino-6-(D-ribitylamino)uracil--L-tyrosine 4-hydroxyphenyl transferase CofH, whose protein sequence is MDRNLRMLLDDVKAGHRLDEDEAVFLFSVRDRQVWEIAAAADEVREARAGNAVTYVRNQNINVTNLCVNACGFCGYSKKPGDPGIYFHDKAAIQKKAALAHERGVSEICTVSGLHPDFTAQSYTDVYRWICEAAPGVHLHASNPMEVAYAAKKSGLSTAEVLAMMKEAGLASMCGTAAEILVDSVRDRICRGKIPTKEWIRIITETHGLGIQTTATIMYGHCETDRNRVRHLAILRDIQDETGGFSEFVPLSFIHMNTPIYHEGKARAGATGREDLLMVAIARLFLDNFRNIQVSWVKEGIKMAQLGLIAGGNDLGGTMFEESISKGAGATNTDYLDPAEMQRVVEDLGRTLARRTTLYQPVASDPAGRS
- a CDS encoding YunC family protein — its product is MKQTHVHLGKKVADGFVIPLGPANLVAVRTDLGMVGCGAFDVAALDKFSYPAARVRPATGPSIVTIDDLLDGIVKEANRSAIDRGINNGMTGREALELL